Genomic segment of Cronobacter dublinensis subsp. dublinensis LMG 23823:
GACTACTACTTTTCAGTAGGGCAATGTAAACGCCTGAGCTGCCCTTGCCTGCCCCCAGGGCTCGACACAATAACCGAAATGCTGACACATCCCGCTACGGAAGTCTCCACCCGCGTCGCTTTCCAGCCCTCCGCCAGGGGCGGCGGGCTAATTTCTGCCTGCTGGCTCGCAAAACGCCAGAGCTGCCGATAGTGCCACTGGTAAAGGAACCCCTGCGCCAGCGTCTGGTAGTAACCGGTTAACGCGCCGATGACGATGATAAACAGAACCAGCGAAACCAGAACTTCCGGCAGGCTAAACCCGGCCTGGCGGGATGGCTTCATGGCAGCTGGCATTGTTTAATCTCTGCCAGCGGACAAAAATCGCTCCAGCCACGCGGTATAAAGCGCAGCGTCTCTCCGTCGGCCTGCGCCCAGCGCCAGAGCGTGATGGGTACAGCACTCTCCTGCGCCCCCTGTGACGCGACCAACACGTGCGTTTCTGTCTGCCTGACGCAGGCCCTGCCGCCCACTTCAGGCAACGGCTGACATTGCCACTGCGGCGTGAATTGCCAGCGCCGGTACTGCGACAGCGCCTGGGCCGAGAGCGAAGCATTGAACGCTTTGATTGCTGCGCTTTCGTTTGCTGCCCGGCCAAAACGGCTATCGAGCTGCTGCTGCAATCCACCCAGCAGGAGGCTGCCCAACAGCAGAAAAGCCAGAACCATAGAAATGGTGGACATCCTTGTCTCCCTGCATTCAGAGGTTAAATCCGCTAACGCTATGCTCAACCAATACCGACTCGCCGTGATAGCGCAGCACCGTTGCCCTTAATTTCACTAAAAACAGCGGCGCGTAACCGGGCCGGCGTTTTTCCTGCACCTGAAACCTATCGATTCGCACCATGGCGGGATTAGTCATTTTCTCCCATCCTTTACCTTCGCAAGAGGCCGCGCCGCGCTGCGTTTCCAGACTGCCTTCACGCAGGCGGTATCCGGTCTGCTCTGCGTCAGTTGAAGGGGCACCTTCAAAACGGCCGTTACTGTTAGCATCCCACTGCACCAGTAAACAGGTGCCGTCGCTGTTAAGTTGCAGCGCATTGCCCTGGCAGGTGCCGTTACAATAACCGGCCCGCTGTATCTGTTTACCCACCGTAAAAGCCAGCTGCCAGAGCTCTTCCTGCAAAAGCGTTTGCTGGGCCTGGCGCAATACGCCGAGCTGCAGCGCCGGTAACAGTCTGGCGGCGCCGGTTAGCAGCACGCTGCTGATCCCAAGAGCAATGAGCATCTCAAGCAGCGAAAACCCTTTCTCGTTCAGATGCATGACGTTCCCTCGCCCGGCTCACACAACCGGATACGTCCCCAGACAGAAATAATGATCCGCCATTCGCCCGCACCATTACGCAAAATGAGATGACCGGGCCAGGCCGTATTCCGTAAGCCAAAAAAAGCCAGCCCCGGCGTCATCTCGCTGATGTCCACCTCCGGCCAGGGAGGCGAGAACTGATTTTTTGTACCCTTGCGGCACGTTTGCTCTCCACTTGCCTGCGTCCCGAGACACCAGCCCTGCGGCTCGCGCTGCAACCAGAGCTTGTAGTCTACGTTACGCCAGTTAGCATCCTCCCTGAGCTGTTCAAGGAAATCACGCGTTTGCTGTGCGGTCTGCCATAAGCGCTGCTGCTGTTGCCAGCGCTGCCAGCCGTAAACGCCCGCCGCGCTCATGCTGATAACGATGACCAGCACCACCATGACTTCAATGAGGCTGTAGCCCTGCTGTTTTCTGTTCATGGCGCAAGTGTGCCACCACGGTTAATAGTGACCAGCATTGATAAACAGAACCGGAAGACGTCTCGAAAGAAATTCGCCATATTGCACGGGGTTGCAAAAGCGGCGGAAGATGTGCCGAAAAATCGACAACAGGGATAAAAAAACCGACGCGCGCTGGCGTCGGTTATGGCAGGGTAGCGTTAGATCGCGACAGGCGCTTTGATAGCCGGATGAGGATCATAGCCTTCCAGTTCGAAATCCTCGAATCGGTAGTCAAAGAGCGATTCCGGTTTACGCTTGATAACCAGCTTCGGCAGCGGACGCGGCTCACGGGTAAGTTGCAGACGCGCCTGCTCCAGATGGTTGCTGTAGAGGTGCGTATCCCCGCCCGTCCAGACGAAATCGCCGGGTTCAAGATCGCACTGCTGCGCCATCATGTGCACCAGAAGCGCATAGCTGGCGATGTTGAAAGGCAGGCCGAGGAAGACGTCGCAGGAGCGCTGATAAAGCTGGCAGGAGAGCTTGCCATTCGCCACGTAGAACTGGAAAAACGCGTGGCAAGGCGCCAGCGCCATTTTATCCAGTTCGCCCACGTTCCAGGCGGACACGATAATACGGCGCGAATCGGGATCGTTTTTCAGTTGATTCAGCACTGTCTCAAGCTGGTCGATATGGCGACCATCAGGCGCAGCCCATGAACGCCACTGTTTGCCGTAAACCGGGCCCAGATCGCCGTTTTCGTCTGCCCACTCGTCCCAGATGGTAACATTGTTTTCATGTAGATAGGCGATGTTGGTATCGCCTTTCAGAAACCAGAGCAGCTCATGGATGATGGAGCGTAAATGACAACGTTTTGTGGTAACCAGCGGGAAGCCTTCCTGCAAGTTAAAACGCATCTGGTGGCCGAAAATAGAGAGCGTACCGGTGCCGGTACGGTCATCTTTTTGTGCTCCCTCATGGAGCACTTTGTTCATCAGTTCAAGGTACTGTTTCATGGCATCTCACGAAAGTTGCTGCTGTGGGCGGCGGCGATAAGCCCAGACCATCATGGCTGCGCCTGCGACAATCATCGGAATGGAGAGAATCTGCCCCATGCTGATGTACTGCACCCACTCGCCGGTAAACTGCGCGTCCGGCTGACGGAAAAATTCAACGATAATGCGGAAAGCGCCATAACCTATCAGGAACAGACCGGAAACAGCCCCCATCGGGCGCGGCTTGCGGATAAACAGGTTAAGGATGATGAAGAGCACGATGCCTTCCAGGAACAGCTCATAAAGCTGCGACGGGTGACGCGGCAGCACGCCGTAAGTATTAAACAGCGATTGCCATTCCGGATGTGTGGCCAGCAGGCTGATATCTTCGCTGCGCGAGCCAGGGAAAAGCATGGCGTAAGGGAAGCCGGGATCGACGCGGCCCCACAGTTCACCGTTGATAAAGTTGCCCAGGCGGCCCGCGCCAAGCCCAAACGGGATCAGCGGCGCGATAAAATCGGAAACCTGGAAGAAGTTACGTTTAGTACGCTTCGCAAACCAGATCATGACGCAGATAACGCCGATAAGCCCGCCGTGGAAGGACATCCCGCCATCCCAGACGCGGAACAGATAGAGCGGGTTTTCAAGGAACAGCGGCAGGTTATAAAACAGCACGTAACCGATACGGCCACCGAGGAAAACGCCGAGGAAGCCCGCGTACAGCAGGTTTTCAACTTCGTTTTTCGTCCAGCCGCTGCCGGGACGATTCGCGCGACGAACGGCGAGCCACATGGCGAAGACAAAGCCCACCAGATACATCAGTCCGTACCAGTGAAGCGAAACCGGCCCAAGCGAGAAAATTACCGGATCAAAATCGGGAAAATGCAGATAGCCACTATTCATCTGTCACCAAAACCTGTTGTTATCCCGCTGAAAGTGGACAGCGGGTGAGATGCTGCGCCCTTTTCCGGACGCTCCTGAGGCAGCGAATCATAGCATAAAGCCCAGCGTGGGCGAGGTCAGGAAGTTGTAAAAGATGTGTAAGAGCATGCGCTGTCGCGGCGTTACAGACCGCCGCGGATCAAGCCGCCCATGCCGCGACGTTCCATAAACGCCGCCACCTGATGGCGCACTTCGGTAGCCGACTGGGATTCGAGGCTGCGAC
This window contains:
- a CDS encoding prepilin peptidase-dependent protein, producing the protein MHLNEKGFSLLEMLIALGISSVLLTGAARLLPALQLGVLRQAQQTLLQEELWQLAFTVGKQIQRAGYCNGTCQGNALQLNSDGTCLLVQWDANSNGRFEGAPSTDAEQTGYRLREGSLETQRGAASCEGKGWEKMTNPAMVRIDRFQVQEKRRPGYAPLFLVKLRATVLRYHGESVLVEHSVSGFNL
- a CDS encoding prepilin peptidase-dependent protein, encoding MNRKQQGYSLIEVMVVLVIVISMSAAGVYGWQRWQQQQRLWQTAQQTRDFLEQLREDANWRNVDYKLWLQREPQGWCLGTQASGEQTCRKGTKNQFSPPWPEVDISEMTPGLAFFGLRNTAWPGHLILRNGAGEWRIIISVWGRIRLCEPGEGTSCI
- a CDS encoding DUF2509 family protein codes for the protein MSTISMVLAFLLLGSLLLGGLQQQLDSRFGRAANESAAIKAFNASLSAQALSQYRRWQFTPQWQCQPLPEVGGRACVRQTETHVLVASQGAQESAVPITLWRWAQADGETLRFIPRGWSDFCPLAEIKQCQLP
- the lgt gene encoding prolipoprotein diacylglyceryl transferase; its protein translation is MNSGYLHFPDFDPVIFSLGPVSLHWYGLMYLVGFVFAMWLAVRRANRPGSGWTKNEVENLLYAGFLGVFLGGRIGYVLFYNLPLFLENPLYLFRVWDGGMSFHGGLIGVICVMIWFAKRTKRNFFQVSDFIAPLIPFGLGAGRLGNFINGELWGRVDPGFPYAMLFPGSRSEDISLLATHPEWQSLFNTYGVLPRHPSQLYELFLEGIVLFIILNLFIRKPRPMGAVSGLFLIGYGAFRIIVEFFRQPDAQFTGEWVQYISMGQILSIPMIVAGAAMMVWAYRRRPQQQLS
- the thyA gene encoding thymidylate synthase encodes the protein MKQYLELMNKVLHEGAQKDDRTGTGTLSIFGHQMRFNLQEGFPLVTTKRCHLRSIIHELLWFLKGDTNIAYLHENNVTIWDEWADENGDLGPVYGKQWRSWAAPDGRHIDQLETVLNQLKNDPDSRRIIVSAWNVGELDKMALAPCHAFFQFYVANGKLSCQLYQRSCDVFLGLPFNIASYALLVHMMAQQCDLEPGDFVWTGGDTHLYSNHLEQARLQLTREPRPLPKLVIKRKPESLFDYRFEDFELEGYDPHPAIKAPVAI
- a CDS encoding prepilin-type N-terminal cleavage/methylation domain-containing protein, which codes for MKPSRQAGFSLPEVLVSLVLFIIVIGALTGYYQTLAQGFLYQWHYRQLWRFASQQAEISPPPLAEGWKATRVETSVAGCVSISVIVSSPGGRQGQLRRLHCPTEK